From Glycine max cultivar Williams 82 chromosome 11, Glycine_max_v4.0, whole genome shotgun sequence, the proteins below share one genomic window:
- the LOC100780251 gene encoding recQ-mediated genome instability protein 2 translates to MDYDLAALKLFCSQLKQAREVAMPCQTQSQSQSSFTLGGLLFQRPWLQGVLVSASDAGSLLLDDGTDLVELSLNSEFRHRPWKLGMYVMVVGGYAARPGKLPMIKVHKIVDLSSSPNREAMWYLEVMEAYKLFYQPLVEEFT, encoded by the exons ATGGATTACGATTTAGCAGCGTTGAAGCTTTTCTGTTCGCAGCTGAAGCAGGCTCGAGAAGTAGCAATGCCTTGTCAAACTCAAAGTCAAAGTCAAAGCAGCTTCACTCTCGGCGGCCTCCTTTTCCAGCGCCCTTGGTTGCAG GGCGTTCTCGTCTCCGCCTCCGACGCCGGCTCTCTGCTTCTCGACGACGGAACCGACCTCGTCGAGCTCTCCCTCAATAGCGAGTTTCGCCACCGTCCATGGAAACTCG GGATGTATGTAATGGTGGTTGGAGGGTATGCTGCACGTCCAGGGAAGCTTCCCATGATCAAG GTTCACAAGATTGTTGATCTTTCATCGTCTCCTAACCGAGAGGCTATGTGGTATCTTGAAGTTATGGAAGCATACAAACTGTTCTATCAGCCTCTTGTTGAAGAATTTACATGA